Sequence from the Actinomyces slackii genome:
CCCGGCCGGCGCGAGTGGACATGCGCTTGCGGAAGCCGTGCACCTTGGCACGACGACGGTTGTTGGGCTGGTAGGTCCGCTTGCTCACGGCTGTACTCCTGCTTGAGGTGATCGGAACAGCGCATCGCGAGGGTCGCGGCGCTGTCGCTCGTGCGGATGCCCCATGGACCGAGGCCTGAGTCCGCGCGAACGTCCGCACCACAATACGTTTCGCCCTCCCGCAGGGTCAAACGGATGTGACGGACGCCGGATGAGGCGCCAACCACGTTCAGCCTTCATCCAGGCCAGTTCGGGGTGACAACCAGGATATATCCACTACTGTGGACGCTGGCCGGTCCACACCCCTGTGAATCTGTGGAGCGCTCCGCCATGGCGTCATCGTCAGCACGTGTCATTCATAGTGCGAGACCGGCTGTCATCGCCGACTGTGGACAACGCTCCCGAGTGACCCACAGGTGTGGACAACTCTGTGGAGAGACCCCATGATGGATGGCCTGGCCGCCACCGCCCGGCGGCCCTGTCCACATGCTTCACCCACCCCCAGGAGGACGTCGTGCCCGACACCGCCAACACCCGGTGGCTCTCAGCCCTGGAGGTCCTCTCGGCCTCCGGAGAGCTGGGCCAGGGCAAGATGTCCATGATCAGGATGACTCATGTCATCGATGTGGACGGCACCCTGGTCCTCGTCGTCGGCTCCGCCTTCGCCAAGGACATCGTGGAGCAGTCGATGGCCCCGATCCGCTCGGCGGTCTCGCAGGTCTGGGGCACCCCCATGCCCATCGAGGTCACCATCGACACCTCCTCCGAGGCCTCCATGCGCCCGGCGGTCCAGC
This genomic interval carries:
- the rpmH gene encoding 50S ribosomal protein L34, with translation MSKRTYQPNNRRRAKVHGFRKRMSTRAGRAVLASRRRKGRARLAA